The following proteins are co-located in the Labrys monachus genome:
- the iolD gene encoding 3D-(3,5/4)-trihydroxycyclohexane-1,2-dione acylhydrolase (decyclizing), whose amino-acid sequence MAQALVRFLTMQKTVIDGEKQPIFAGMFAIFGHGNVAGMGEALYQAREALPTYRAHNEQSMAHAATAYAKAMRRRRFMACTSSIGPGATNMVTAAAVAHVNRLPLLLLPGDVFANRRPDPVLQQLEDFGDGTLTPNDAFRPVSRYFDRITRPEQIIPALARAMTVLTDPADCGPVTLALCQDVQAEAYDYPASFFEERIWQARRPRPDESELEAAVAAIKASKKPLIVTGGGTLYAQAEASLAAFADRHRIPVGETQAGKSAMAHDHALGMGAVGVTGTAAANDLAADADLVLAVGTRLQDFTTGSWALFNGEGHRLIGLNTQPFDAAKHRALPLVCDARVGLELLSAGLGDWKAPAAWTDRAIAERSAWLQTAARYTDGGNAEYPSDAQVIGAVQRAGLPSDIVVCAAGGLPGELHKLWQPGAPGGYHLEYGFSCMGYEIAGAIGVKLAEPGREVVVMVGDGSYLMANSEIATSIMLGVKLIVVVLDNRGFGCINRLQRATGGESFNNLLKDARHQELPDIDFAAHAGSLGAHAVKVTGLADLQEAVALARGQPRTSVIVIDTDPLASTDAGGAWWDVAVPEISVRPEVEAAHADYARAKVLQHIGD is encoded by the coding sequence ATGGCCCAGGCGCTGGTGCGCTTTCTCACGATGCAGAAAACGGTGATCGACGGCGAGAAGCAGCCGATCTTCGCCGGCATGTTCGCCATCTTCGGGCACGGCAACGTCGCCGGCATGGGCGAGGCGCTCTATCAGGCCCGGGAGGCGCTGCCGACCTACCGCGCCCATAACGAGCAGTCGATGGCGCATGCCGCCACCGCCTATGCCAAGGCCATGCGCCGCCGCCGCTTCATGGCCTGCACCTCCTCGATCGGCCCGGGCGCGACCAACATGGTCACCGCGGCGGCCGTGGCGCATGTCAACCGCCTTCCCCTCCTGCTGCTGCCCGGCGACGTCTTCGCCAATCGCCGGCCCGACCCGGTGCTGCAGCAATTGGAGGATTTCGGCGACGGCACGCTGACGCCGAACGATGCTTTCCGGCCGGTCTCGCGCTATTTCGACCGCATCACCCGGCCCGAACAGATCATTCCCGCGCTCGCCCGCGCCATGACGGTGCTGACGGATCCCGCCGATTGCGGCCCGGTGACGCTGGCGCTGTGCCAGGACGTGCAGGCCGAGGCCTATGACTATCCCGCTTCCTTCTTCGAGGAACGGATCTGGCAGGCCCGCCGTCCCCGCCCGGACGAATCAGAACTCGAGGCGGCCGTCGCCGCCATCAAGGCGTCGAAGAAGCCGCTCATCGTCACCGGCGGCGGCACGCTCTACGCCCAGGCCGAGGCCTCGCTCGCGGCCTTTGCCGACAGGCATCGCATTCCCGTCGGCGAGACCCAGGCGGGCAAGAGCGCCATGGCGCACGACCACGCGCTCGGCATGGGTGCCGTCGGCGTCACCGGCACCGCTGCGGCCAACGACCTTGCGGCCGATGCCGACCTCGTGCTGGCGGTCGGCACGCGGCTGCAGGATTTCACCACCGGATCCTGGGCGCTGTTCAATGGCGAGGGGCACCGCCTGATCGGCCTCAACACGCAGCCCTTCGACGCCGCCAAGCATCGGGCCCTGCCACTCGTCTGCGACGCCCGGGTCGGCCTCGAACTCCTCTCCGCCGGCCTCGGCGACTGGAAGGCGCCGGCGGCATGGACCGACAGGGCGATCGCCGAACGAAGCGCCTGGCTGCAGACGGCCGCCCGCTATACCGATGGCGGCAATGCCGAATACCCCTCCGATGCGCAGGTGATCGGCGCGGTGCAGCGGGCAGGCCTGCCGTCCGACATCGTGGTCTGCGCCGCCGGCGGCCTGCCGGGCGAACTGCACAAGCTCTGGCAGCCCGGCGCGCCCGGCGGCTATCACCTCGAATACGGCTTTTCCTGCATGGGCTACGAGATCGCCGGCGCCATCGGCGTCAAGCTGGCCGAGCCGGGCCGCGAGGTCGTCGTCATGGTCGGCGACGGGTCCTATCTGATGGCCAATTCGGAAATCGCCACCTCGATCATGCTGGGCGTCAAGCTCATCGTCGTGGTGCTCGACAACCGAGGCTTCGGCTGCATCAACCGGCTGCAGCGCGCCACCGGCGGCGAGAGCTTCAACAACCTGCTCAAGGATGCCCGCCACCAGGAATTGCCCGACATCGACTTCGCCGCCCATGCCGGCAGCCTCGGGGCGCATGCGGTGAAGGTGACAGGCCTCGCCGACCTGCAGGAGGCCGTCGCCCTCGCCCGCGGGCAGCCGCGGACCTCGGTGATCGTCATCGATACCGATCCCCTCGCCTCCACGGATGCCGGCGGCGCCTGGTGGGACGTGGCGGTGCCGGAAATATCGGTGCGGCCCGAGGTCGAGGCCGCCCATGCCGACTATGCCAGGGCGAAGGTCCTGCAGCACATCGGCGATTGA
- the iolE gene encoding myo-inosose-2 dehydratase has protein sequence MAIRIGANPIGWSNDDMLELGGETPLETCLAEARGVGFEGMELGNKFPREAEALKAALAPFGLACIGGWHSIELLERDAAAEFAAARAHIDLLKAMGTPVFIVAETSNAIHGDRSKALSQRPVLTSNQWTEYGRRLTTYAEALRAEGMQLVYHHHMGTIVQSEADIDALMAASGEAVNLLLDTGHATWGGADPAALARRYRHRIGHVHTKDVRAEVRKRSESGDWSFLDSVIEGVYTVPGDGMVDFAAVFRELGGYSGWVVVEAEQDPKKANPLHYAKIGYAHLRKVLAETGLI, from the coding sequence ATGGCCATTCGCATCGGCGCCAACCCCATCGGCTGGTCGAACGACGACATGCTCGAACTCGGCGGCGAGACGCCGCTGGAAACCTGCCTCGCCGAAGCCCGCGGAGTCGGCTTCGAGGGCATGGAGCTCGGCAACAAGTTCCCCCGCGAGGCCGAGGCCTTGAAGGCGGCGCTGGCGCCCTTTGGTCTCGCCTGCATCGGCGGCTGGCATTCGATCGAGCTGCTGGAGCGGGATGCCGCGGCCGAATTCGCCGCCGCCCGCGCCCATATCGACCTGCTCAAGGCGATGGGCACCCCCGTCTTCATCGTGGCGGAGACGTCGAACGCCATCCACGGCGATCGGTCCAAGGCCTTGTCGCAGCGGCCGGTGCTGACCTCGAACCAATGGACCGAGTACGGACGGCGCCTCACGACCTATGCGGAGGCTCTCCGGGCCGAGGGGATGCAGCTGGTCTATCACCACCACATGGGCACCATCGTCCAGTCCGAAGCCGATATCGACGCCCTGATGGCTGCGAGCGGCGAGGCCGTGAATCTCCTGCTCGACACCGGCCATGCGACCTGGGGCGGCGCCGATCCGGCGGCCCTCGCCCGCCGCTACAGACACCGCATCGGCCATGTCCACACCAAGGACGTACGGGCGGAGGTGCGCAAGCGCTCCGAATCAGGCGACTGGAGCTTTCTCGACAGCGTGATCGAGGGTGTCTACACGGTGCCGGGCGACGGCATGGTGGATTTCGCCGCCGTCTTCCGCGAGCTCGGCGGCTATTCGGGCTGGGTGGTGGTCGAGGCGGAGCAGGACCCGAAAAAGGCCAATCCGCTGCATTATGCCAAGATCGGCTATGCCCATCTGAGGAAGGTGCTGGCCGAGACGGGCCTGATCTAG
- the iolB gene encoding 5-deoxy-glucuronate isomerase produces the protein MSKLLIKPGKAGGLIHRVTPHSAGWTHVGFEVRDLQAGDTLSAETGDREVCLVLLAGRASVEAGGRDFGVLGERGNVFEGAPWSVYVPAGSRYSVTARTLLEVAICSSPATGTLPARLIGPDRVAQETRGKGSNTRHVRNILPEWEPAESLLVVEVITPSGNWSSYPPHKHDRDDLPAESLLEETYYHRFSPPQGYGVQRVYTDDRSLDETMTVTDRDVVLVPRGYHPVGAAHGYDLYYLNVMAGPKRVWKFHNDPDHAWLTKA, from the coding sequence ATGTCCAAGCTGCTCATCAAGCCCGGCAAGGCCGGCGGCCTCATCCATCGCGTCACGCCGCATTCGGCGGGATGGACCCATGTCGGCTTCGAGGTTCGCGATCTCCAGGCCGGCGACACCCTGAGCGCGGAAACCGGCGACCGCGAAGTCTGCCTCGTGCTGCTGGCAGGCCGGGCATCGGTCGAGGCGGGCGGCCGGGATTTCGGCGTTCTCGGCGAGCGCGGCAACGTCTTCGAGGGCGCGCCCTGGTCGGTCTATGTTCCCGCCGGATCGCGCTACAGCGTGACGGCCCGGACCTTGCTGGAAGTCGCCATCTGCTCCTCTCCCGCCACCGGAACCCTGCCGGCCCGCCTGATCGGTCCCGACCGCGTCGCGCAGGAGACGCGGGGCAAGGGCTCGAACACCCGCCATGTCCGCAACATCCTGCCCGAATGGGAACCGGCGGAAAGCCTGCTCGTCGTCGAGGTGATCACGCCCTCCGGCAATTGGTCGAGCTATCCGCCCCATAAGCACGACCGTGACGACCTTCCCGCCGAGAGCCTGCTCGAAGAGACCTATTATCACCGCTTCTCGCCGCCGCAGGGCTATGGCGTGCAGCGGGTCTATACCGACGACCGCTCGCTCGACGAGACCATGACGGTCACCGACCGCGACGTCGTTCTGGTGCCCCGGGGCTATCATCCCGTCGGCGCCGCCCACGGCTACGACCTCTATTATCTCAACGTCATGGCCGGGCCGAAGCGGGTGTGGAAATTCCACAACGACCCGGACCATGCCTGGCTGACGAAGGCCTGA
- a CDS encoding S1C family serine protease: MLDFSPSFILDDEVASQEVSSVTSIDDGRLLDAYSNAVMGVADVVGPAVVKLDIRKNGKPAGSGSGVILSPDGLVLTNSHVAQGTPRIGMQTQDGRHFDARLIGDDPDTDLALVHIEQSVNLPSARLGNSSQLRRGQVAVAIGNPLGFEATVTAGVVSALGRSLRAKNGRLIDDVIQTDAALNPGNSGGPLVSSLGEVIGINTAVIMGAQGICFAVASNTASFVMGQLIRHGRVRRASIGVAAQPAPIARRVQIAAGIDQPMGVMIASAEAGGPADTAGLLMGDVIVAVDGRRVGGADALIRLLDEDRIGRSTTFDVLRNGKARSFDVTPKERRGS; encoded by the coding sequence ATGCTGGATTTCTCACCCTCCTTCATACTGGATGACGAAGTGGCCTCGCAGGAGGTTTCTTCCGTTACGTCAATCGACGATGGACGTTTGCTCGACGCCTATTCCAACGCCGTCATGGGCGTCGCCGACGTCGTCGGTCCCGCCGTGGTGAAGCTCGATATCCGCAAGAACGGCAAGCCGGCCGGCTCGGGTTCGGGCGTGATCCTGTCGCCTGACGGTCTCGTCCTCACCAACAGCCATGTCGCGCAGGGCACGCCGCGCATCGGCATGCAGACCCAGGACGGGCGGCATTTCGATGCACGCCTGATCGGCGACGATCCGGATACCGACCTGGCGCTCGTCCATATCGAGCAGTCGGTCAACCTGCCATCGGCACGCCTCGGCAATTCGAGCCAGCTGCGGCGCGGGCAGGTCGCGGTCGCGATCGGCAACCCGCTCGGCTTCGAGGCGACGGTCACCGCCGGTGTCGTCTCCGCCCTCGGCCGCTCGCTGCGGGCCAAGAACGGCCGCCTGATCGACGATGTGATCCAGACCGACGCCGCCCTCAATCCGGGCAATTCCGGCGGGCCGCTGGTCTCCTCGCTGGGCGAGGTCATCGGCATCAACACGGCGGTGATCATGGGGGCGCAGGGCATCTGCTTCGCCGTGGCGTCCAACACGGCGAGCTTCGTGATGGGGCAACTGATCCGGCATGGACGGGTGCGCCGCGCCTCGATCGGCGTCGCCGCGCAGCCGGCGCCGATCGCCCGCCGCGTGCAGATCGCCGCCGGCATCGACCAGCCGATGGGCGTGATGATCGCGTCCGCCGAGGCCGGCGGCCCCGCCGATACGGCCGGCCTCCTGATGGGCGACGTCATCGTCGCCGTCGACGGCCGCAGGGTCGGAGGGGCGGATGCCCTGATCCGCCTGCTCGACGAGGACCGGATCGGGCGCAGCACCACCTTCGACGTGCTGCGCAACGGCAAGGCGCGCTCCTTCGACGTCACGCCGAAGGAGCGCCGCGGCTCATAA
- the pdxY gene encoding pyridoxal kinase PdxY yields the protein MNILSIQSWVAYGHVGNASAVFPMQRLGCEVWAIHTVQFSNHTGYGAWKGRVYDGTMVEELVDGIAERGVLGQCDGVISGYMGSSDIGNAIMAAVDKVRAANPHATYCCDPVIGDVGRGIFVRPGIPEFMRDKAVPAADVITPNQFELEYLAGREVTTLETAKAAIAAIHRVGPKVILVTSLDTQETPADAVDLVASDASGTYRVRTPRLGLSINGAGDAIAALFNLHWKRSGSAAQALELASASIYGLLKRTEEAGSREILTVAAQDEFVTPSRRFAAEKI from the coding sequence ATGAACATCCTGTCCATCCAGTCCTGGGTCGCCTACGGCCATGTCGGCAACGCCTCCGCGGTCTTCCCGATGCAACGCCTGGGATGCGAGGTGTGGGCCATCCACACCGTGCAATTCTCCAATCACACCGGCTATGGCGCGTGGAAGGGCCGCGTCTATGACGGCACCATGGTCGAGGAACTGGTGGACGGCATCGCAGAACGCGGCGTGCTCGGCCAGTGCGACGGGGTGATCTCGGGCTATATGGGCTCCTCCGACATCGGCAACGCCATCATGGCCGCGGTCGACAAGGTACGCGCCGCCAATCCCCACGCCACCTATTGCTGCGATCCGGTGATCGGCGATGTCGGGCGCGGGATCTTCGTGCGTCCCGGCATTCCTGAATTCATGCGCGACAAGGCGGTGCCGGCCGCCGACGTGATCACGCCGAACCAGTTCGAACTCGAATATCTCGCCGGGCGGGAAGTCACCACGCTCGAGACCGCCAAGGCGGCGATCGCGGCGATCCACCGCGTCGGCCCCAAGGTCATCCTCGTGACCTCCCTGGACACGCAGGAGACACCCGCCGACGCGGTGGATCTCGTCGCCTCCGATGCCAGCGGAACCTATCGGGTGCGCACGCCGCGGCTCGGCCTTTCCATCAACGGGGCCGGCGACGCCATCGCCGCCCTGTTCAACCTGCACTGGAAGCGCTCCGGATCGGCCGCGCAGGCGCTCGAACTCGCCAGCGCCTCGATCTACGGCCTGCTCAAGCGCACCGAGGAGGCCGGGTCCCGGGAAATTCTCACCGTCGCCGCGCAGGACGAATTCGTCACGCCCAGCCGGCGCTTTGCCGCCGAGAAGATCTGA
- a CDS encoding PhzF family phenazine biosynthesis protein, which yields MSRRFFTLDVFADRPLAGNPLAVVLDAGGLDGDAMQKIAREFNLSETVFVLPPEEARHRARIRIFTPGLELPFAGHPTVGTAVLLASLDHDHQPGDYLFGLEEQIGVVPCAVSLAGGAPYARFEVPVLPTERGTPADIALIAGALGLAADDIGFENHKPTLFGTGSPFTFVPLRSLEAAARIRINTALWQDAFGQDGLGAAYVYTRQTAQPTSTFHARMFSPGDGIPEDPATGSAAASLSGVIARFDDLADGVHHFRIEQGFEMGRPSLIDLNMTTEGMRLAAASIGGNAVIVSEGTLNV from the coding sequence ATGTCCCGCCGCTTCTTCACGCTCGACGTCTTTGCCGACCGGCCGCTGGCCGGCAATCCGCTCGCCGTCGTCCTCGACGCCGGAGGCCTCGACGGGGATGCGATGCAGAAGATCGCACGCGAGTTCAACCTGTCGGAAACCGTCTTCGTCCTGCCCCCCGAAGAAGCGCGCCATCGCGCGAGGATCCGCATCTTCACGCCGGGGCTCGAATTGCCGTTCGCGGGCCACCCGACGGTCGGTACCGCCGTGCTGCTCGCCAGCCTCGACCATGACCACCAGCCGGGCGACTATTTGTTCGGCCTGGAGGAGCAGATCGGTGTGGTGCCCTGCGCGGTATCCCTCGCCGGGGGCGCACCCTATGCCCGCTTCGAAGTGCCGGTGCTGCCGACGGAGCGGGGCACGCCGGCCGACATCGCCCTGATCGCCGGGGCCCTCGGCCTCGCAGCGGACGATATCGGTTTCGAGAACCACAAGCCGACCCTTTTCGGCACCGGCTCCCCCTTCACCTTCGTGCCGCTGCGAAGCCTCGAAGCCGCTGCCCGTATCCGCATCAACACGGCGTTGTGGCAGGACGCCTTCGGGCAGGATGGGCTCGGCGCCGCCTATGTCTATACGCGCCAGACCGCGCAGCCGACCTCGACCTTCCACGCCCGCATGTTCTCGCCGGGCGACGGCATTCCCGAGGATCCGGCCACCGGCTCGGCCGCGGCCTCGTTGTCGGGCGTGATCGCCCGTTTCGACGATCTCGCCGACGGCGTCCATCATTTCCGCATCGAGCAGGGCTTCGAGATGGGCCGGCCCTCGCTGATCGACCTGAACATGACCACCGAAGGCATGCGCCTGGCGGCGGCCTCGATCGGCGGCAATGCCGTCATCGTCAGCGAGGGAACCCTGAATGTCTGA
- a CDS encoding NUDIX hydrolase — protein sequence MSETAPRIVEIEAIDCRFEPVPWAFAQDNRAAIAEHWQAVVAHKPETFNGKVLLMHRWEIVGGLFVGAYLMTDYASFLAWRDFGFPDRAKWNCFSMAALQSADGAFLLGEMADHTSNAGAIYFAAGTPDPSDLAGDTVDLAASVMREMAEETGLSAAEVTVGPGWTAVFHGSRIALIRNVHSPLGAAELKRRIEGFLAGDPKPELSRMHVVSRRADILAERMPAFQCAYLEHRLAG from the coding sequence ATGTCTGAGACGGCACCCCGTATCGTCGAGATCGAGGCGATCGATTGCCGCTTCGAGCCGGTGCCGTGGGCCTTCGCGCAGGACAATCGCGCAGCCATTGCCGAGCATTGGCAGGCGGTGGTCGCCCACAAGCCCGAGACCTTCAACGGCAAGGTCCTGCTCATGCACCGTTGGGAAATCGTCGGCGGGCTGTTCGTGGGGGCCTATCTGATGACGGACTATGCGAGCTTCCTGGCCTGGCGCGATTTCGGCTTTCCGGACCGGGCGAAATGGAACTGCTTCTCGATGGCGGCGCTGCAATCGGCCGACGGCGCCTTCCTGCTCGGCGAGATGGCCGACCATACCAGCAATGCGGGCGCGATCTATTTCGCCGCGGGAACGCCCGACCCGTCCGACCTCGCCGGCGACACGGTGGACCTCGCCGCCAGCGTGATGCGCGAAATGGCGGAGGAAACCGGGCTATCGGCCGCCGAGGTGACGGTCGGTCCCGGATGGACCGCCGTCTTTCACGGCTCGCGCATCGCCCTCATCCGCAACGTGCATTCCCCTCTGGGAGCCGCCGAGCTGAAGCGGCGGATCGAAGGCTTCCTGGCCGGCGATCCGAAGCCCGAACTCAGCCGCATGCATGTCGTGTCGCGGCGTGCCGATATTCTCGCCGAACGGATGCCGGCCTTCCAATGCGCCTATCTCGAACACCGGCTGGCCGGGTAG
- the leuA gene encoding 2-isopropylmalate synthase, which produces MTYAGKATQFAAPSFDIAAKYKPWPPIDLPDRRWPSNTITHAPIWCAVDLRDGNQSLIEPMGHERKLRMWDTLVGMGFKEIEVGFPSASQTDFDFVRFLIDSGRIPDGVAVQVLTQAREELIRRTFESLKGVKNAIVHLYNSTSELQRRIVFRQDRAGIRDIAVKGAELIMQLTRELGMEKSIRHQYSPESFMGTELDFSKEICEAVMDVYRPTPDNKFILNLPLTVEMATPNVYADQIEWMSRNVKDRDSVIISVHPHNDRGTGVAATELALMAGADRVEGTLFGNGERTGNVDLVTLAGNLMMSGIDPKIDISDVNALVRVAEYCNQLPIHPRHPYAGELVFTAFSGSHQDAINKGFKAMETATSPVWEVPYLPIDPKDLGRSYEAVIRINSQSGKGGIAFILEKEHGIELPRLLQVEFSKLVQGIADGEGVELGADRLWQAFTGEYLDNGRYSFVSHQTMSDGGGEERALTAHIRDQGAEKVVQGQGNGPIDSFVDAMRRESGLDFDVANYREHAIGSGANAAAISYVELRLADGSTLFGVGIDKDIVVSSLKAVLSGINRIIKRRG; this is translated from the coding sequence ATGACTTATGCTGGCAAAGCCACGCAGTTCGCTGCCCCGTCCTTCGACATCGCCGCCAAATACAAACCCTGGCCGCCGATCGATCTGCCGGACAGGCGCTGGCCCTCGAACACCATCACCCATGCGCCGATCTGGTGCGCGGTCGACCTGCGCGACGGCAACCAATCGCTGATCGAGCCGATGGGCCATGAGCGCAAGCTGCGCATGTGGGACACGCTGGTCGGCATGGGCTTCAAGGAGATCGAGGTCGGCTTCCCCTCGGCCTCCCAGACCGACTTCGACTTCGTCCGCTTCCTGATCGACAGCGGCCGCATCCCCGACGGCGTCGCCGTCCAGGTCCTCACCCAGGCGCGCGAGGAGTTGATCCGCCGCACCTTCGAGAGCCTGAAGGGCGTGAAGAACGCCATCGTCCACCTCTACAATTCCACTTCCGAATTGCAGCGCCGCATCGTCTTCCGGCAGGACCGCGCCGGCATTCGCGACATCGCCGTCAAGGGCGCGGAACTGATCATGCAGCTCACACGTGAGCTCGGCATGGAAAAGTCGATCCGGCACCAATATTCGCCCGAGAGCTTCATGGGCACCGAGCTCGATTTCTCCAAGGAGATCTGCGAGGCGGTGATGGACGTCTATCGGCCGACGCCCGACAACAAGTTCATCCTGAACCTGCCGCTCACCGTCGAGATGGCGACCCCCAACGTCTATGCCGACCAGATCGAATGGATGTCGCGCAACGTCAAGGATCGCGACAGCGTCATCATCTCCGTGCATCCGCACAATGACCGCGGCACCGGCGTCGCCGCCACCGAACTGGCGTTGATGGCCGGCGCGGACCGGGTGGAGGGCACGCTGTTCGGCAATGGCGAGCGCACCGGCAATGTCGACCTGGTGACCCTGGCCGGCAATCTCATGATGTCCGGCATCGACCCGAAGATCGACATTTCCGACGTCAACGCGCTCGTCCGGGTGGCGGAATATTGCAACCAGCTGCCGATCCATCCGCGCCACCCCTATGCGGGCGAACTGGTCTTCACCGCCTTTTCCGGATCGCACCAGGACGCCATCAACAAGGGCTTCAAGGCGATGGAAACGGCGACATCGCCGGTGTGGGAGGTCCCCTATCTGCCGATCGATCCGAAGGATCTCGGCCGGTCCTATGAGGCGGTCATCCGCATCAACTCGCAGTCGGGCAAGGGCGGTATCGCCTTCATCCTCGAGAAGGAGCACGGCATCGAACTGCCCCGCCTGCTGCAGGTGGAGTTTTCCAAGCTCGTCCAGGGCATCGCCGACGGCGAAGGCGTCGAACTCGGGGCGGACCGGCTCTGGCAGGCCTTCACCGGCGAATATCTCGACAATGGCCGCTACAGCTTCGTGTCGCATCAGACGATGAGCGACGGCGGCGGCGAGGAACGCGCCTTGACCGCCCATATCCGCGACCAGGGCGCCGAGAAGGTCGTGCAAGGCCAGGGCAACGGGCCGATCGACAGCTTCGTCGATGCGATGCGGCGTGAAAGCGGCCTCGATTTCGACGTCGCCAATTACCGCGAACACGCCATCGGCTCGGGCGCCAACGCCGCCGCCATCTCCTATGTGGAATTGCGGCTCGCCGACGGCTCGACCCTGTTCGGCGTCGGCATCGACAAGGATATCGTGGTGTCCTCGCTGAAGGCGGTTCTCTCGGGCATCAACCGGATCATCAAGCGCCGGGGCTGA
- a CDS encoding ABC transporter permease, which yields MSVPVQDGQRSAVRQGLGALLRNQMRNIAPFVTLLLLLGFFSAASPSFVTMDNVANILVQISVTGIIAVGLTFVILCGEIDLSVASVANVTGVALAFFTAQESYVNIANTAFIMPGAIAILLALAVCTLLGLINAFGLTKIGIPSFIMTLAMMQIADGICAMLLRGQIAYAVPPLVTTIGANSIGSVPWLVILLGAFLLVGHVVLTYTRFGRYIYMVGGNREAAEYSGINIKMILAAVMVICAVCSGVAGMVGVAHFGSAQQNEFTGYLLDAIAAVVVGGTSLFGGRGSIGNTIVGLCVLGVLNNGLDHVEIDSFLKILIRGIILLVALIINVYAQRLKDETATAG from the coding sequence ATGAGCGTGCCGGTTCAGGACGGACAACGCAGTGCCGTTCGGCAGGGGTTGGGTGCCCTGTTGCGCAACCAGATGCGCAACATAGCTCCCTTCGTCACGCTGCTGCTGCTGCTCGGCTTCTTTTCGGCGGCGAGCCCGTCCTTCGTGACGATGGACAACGTCGCCAACATCCTCGTCCAGATTTCGGTGACCGGCATCATCGCGGTCGGCCTCACCTTCGTGATCCTCTGCGGCGAGATCGACCTGTCGGTCGCCTCGGTGGCGAACGTCACCGGCGTCGCCCTCGCCTTCTTCACGGCGCAGGAATCCTATGTGAACATCGCCAACACGGCCTTCATCATGCCGGGCGCCATCGCCATCCTCCTGGCTCTGGCGGTGTGCACGCTGCTCGGCCTGATCAACGCCTTCGGCCTGACCAAGATCGGCATCCCCTCCTTCATCATGACGCTGGCGATGATGCAGATCGCGGACGGCATCTGCGCCATGCTGCTGCGGGGACAGATCGCCTATGCGGTGCCGCCGCTCGTCACCACGATCGGCGCCAACAGCATCGGCAGCGTGCCCTGGCTGGTGATCCTGCTCGGCGCCTTCCTGCTGGTCGGCCATGTCGTGCTGACCTATACGCGCTTCGGGCGCTATATCTACATGGTCGGCGGCAACCGTGAGGCGGCCGAATATTCCGGCATCAACATCAAGATGATCCTCGCGGCGGTGATGGTGATCTGTGCGGTCTGCTCGGGCGTCGCCGGCATGGTCGGCGTCGCCCATTTCGGCAGCGCGCAGCAGAACGAGTTCACCGGCTATCTTCTCGACGCCATCGCGGCGGTCGTGGTCGGCGGCACGAGCCTGTTCGGCGGACGCGGCAGCATCGGCAACACGATCGTCGGCCTGTGCGTGCTCGGCGTCCTCAACAACGGCCTCGATCACGTCGAGATCGACAGCTTCCTGAAGATCCTGATCCGCGGCATCATCCTGCTCGTCGCCCTGATCATCAACGTCTACGCCCAGCGCCTGAAGGACGAGACCGCCACCGCCGGTTGA